From one Chryseobacterium sp. 3008163 genomic stretch:
- a CDS encoding T9SS type A sorting domain-containing protein — protein MKNIFIAAAFLSANFLMAQSYAPQAGVAGSTAIPANSNLFKSWATGATVLRGYQQINTAVSAVANAGVDANAIGPSNGSIVSLGDGGNAILTFAKPITNGSGFDFAVFENGFMSGQSGRAFLELAFVEVSSDGVNFFRFPSHNQYPANFVQNTTDMGGPGFATMDATYLNNFAGKYTSGFGTPFDISDLPDNPLLDKTKITHVKIIDVIGTNIDTYRTYDSFGNVAIDPFPTPGGSSGFDLDAVGVINEFIVLSTAENQKAETKISLYPNPAKDFIKINTDKDVEVKIYSANGALVKQGKTVNKTLNVSDLLNGNYIIQIDNNSNKQNLKLIISK, from the coding sequence ATGAAAAATATATTCATCGCTGCTGCATTTCTTTCTGCTAACTTTCTAATGGCTCAAAGTTATGCTCCACAAGCCGGCGTTGCGGGTTCTACTGCAATTCCTGCCAACAGTAATCTTTTTAAATCTTGGGCAACAGGTGCTACTGTTCTACGTGGTTACCAGCAAATCAACACCGCAGTATCTGCAGTTGCTAATGCTGGTGTTGATGCTAATGCAATTGGGCCTTCTAACGGATCTATTGTAAGTCTGGGAGACGGAGGTAATGCTATACTTACTTTTGCAAAACCAATCACCAACGGAAGCGGTTTTGACTTTGCCGTATTTGAAAACGGATTTATGTCTGGCCAGTCTGGCAGAGCATTTTTAGAATTGGCTTTTGTAGAAGTGAGTTCAGATGGTGTTAATTTCTTCCGTTTCCCTTCTCATAATCAATATCCTGCAAATTTCGTTCAGAATACTACGGATATGGGAGGTCCAGGTTTTGCAACAATGGATGCCACATATCTTAATAATTTTGCAGGAAAATACACCTCTGGCTTCGGAACTCCTTTCGACATCAGCGATCTTCCGGATAACCCGCTTTTAGATAAAACAAAGATTACTCATGTCAAAATAATTGATGTTATAGGCACAAACATTGACACCTACAGAACATACGACAGCTTCGGAAATGTTGCGATAGACCCTTTCCCAACTCCTGGTGGTTCTTCAGGATTTGATCTGGATGCTGTGGGTGTGATTAATGAATTTATTGTATTATCAACTGCAGAAAATCAGAAGGCAGAAACCAAAATTAGTCTTTACCCGAATCCTGCTAAAGATTTCATTAAAATCAATACAGACAAAGATGTTGAAGTAAAAATCTACAGTGCAAACGGAGCTCTTGTAAAACAAGGGAAAACCGTTAATAAGACATTGAATGTTTCAGATTTATTGAATGGAAATTACATCATTCAAATTGATAACAATTCCAATAAACAAAATCTTAAGTTGATTATCTCAAAATAA
- a CDS encoding CCA tRNA nucleotidyltransferase codes for MFINLNQNQNLKLFKLISEVAAANNQSVYIVGGFVRDLLMKRKASTDIDFVTEQSGIELAQNVGKEIDPKMKVSVFKTYGTAMIRYKDLELEFVGARKESYTEDSRKPEVEGGTIEDDQKRRDFTINAMAISLNKDNFGELIDPFDGIGDLQKEILRTPLEPAQTYSDDPLRMMRAVRFASTLNFTIEENSLNAIRQEAERIKIVSMERIMVEFNKIMVSKKPSIGLKLMEETGLMKLIIPELIDLKGVEEVEGQTHKDNFYHTLEVVDNISKNTDNLWLRWAALLHDIGKAPTKKFVEGTGWTFHGHEFLGSKMVKILFQKLKLPLNADMKYVQKMVKLSSRPIALITDDASDSALRRLLFDAGEDMEDLFTLCKADITTKNSKKQDKFKKNFQYVAVKIKEVEEKDQVRNFQPPISGEEIMAMFNLKPGREIGILKEKVKEAILEGEIANDSEEARDFVIVEAEKLGLKILS; via the coding sequence ATGTTCATCAACCTCAATCAAAATCAAAATTTAAAACTTTTCAAACTCATTTCTGAAGTCGCTGCGGCAAATAACCAGTCGGTGTACATCGTTGGCGGTTTTGTGCGTGATCTTTTAATGAAAAGAAAAGCGTCTACCGATATTGATTTTGTGACCGAACAAAGCGGAATTGAGCTGGCTCAAAATGTGGGAAAGGAAATTGATCCTAAAATGAAAGTTTCCGTTTTTAAAACGTACGGAACAGCTATGATCAGATACAAAGATCTCGAACTGGAATTTGTAGGTGCAAGAAAAGAAAGTTATACCGAAGACAGCCGCAAACCTGAAGTGGAAGGCGGAACGATTGAAGATGACCAGAAAAGAAGAGATTTTACCATCAATGCGATGGCGATTTCTTTAAACAAAGATAATTTCGGGGAACTGATTGATCCTTTTGACGGAATTGGTGATTTACAAAAAGAAATTCTAAGAACACCTTTAGAACCTGCACAAACCTACTCAGATGATCCGTTGAGAATGATGAGAGCAGTTCGTTTTGCTTCAACTTTAAATTTTACGATCGAAGAGAACTCTTTAAACGCCATCAGACAAGAAGCGGAAAGAATCAAAATTGTTTCTATGGAAAGAATCATGGTTGAATTTAACAAAATCATGGTTTCAAAAAAGCCTTCAATTGGTCTAAAATTAATGGAAGAAACAGGTTTAATGAAATTAATTATTCCTGAATTAATTGACTTAAAAGGAGTAGAAGAAGTAGAAGGACAAACACATAAAGATAATTTTTACCACACGTTAGAAGTGGTAGACAATATTTCTAAAAATACCGATAATCTGTGGCTTCGTTGGGCAGCCTTACTTCACGACATCGGAAAAGCACCGACGAAAAAATTTGTTGAAGGAACGGGCTGGACTTTTCACGGTCACGAATTTTTAGGCTCAAAAATGGTAAAAATATTGTTTCAAAAACTAAAATTACCATTGAATGCTGACATGAAATATGTTCAGAAAATGGTGAAACTTTCATCGCGTCCGATTGCTTTGATTACAGATGATGCTTCTGATTCTGCATTGAGAAGGCTTCTGTTCGATGCTGGAGAAGATATGGAAGATTTGTTCACGCTTTGTAAGGCAGATATCACGACCAAAAATTCTAAAAAACAAGATAAGTTTAAAAAGAACTTCCAATACGTTGCTGTTAAAATAAAAGAGGTTGAAGAGAAAGATCAGGTAAGAAACTTCCAGCCACCGATTTCCGGGGAAGAAATTATGGCAATGTTTAACCTGAAACCTGGCAGAGAAATTGGGATTTTAAAGGAAAAAGTGAAAGAAGCAATTTTGGAGGGTGAAATTGCCAATGACAGTGAAGAAGCTAGGGATTTTGTTATTGTAGAAGCCGAAAAGCTTGGACTGAAAATCCTTTCTTAG
- a CDS encoding L-threonylcarbamoyladenylate synthase gives MENIIQILKSGGTILYPTDTIWGIGCDATNIDAINKIFEIKKREKNKSMIILVENEKRLQDLVDVPEMAWEIMDLSEKPVTLVYQNPKGLPKELLAEDGSIGIRLVKDLYCKKLITKLNKPLVSTSANFSGDKSPLKFSDISKEIIDLVDYAVEENREKVSQYLGSSVIKIWSDNRIKVLRE, from the coding sequence ATGGAAAATATTATACAAATATTAAAATCCGGTGGTACGATTCTTTACCCAACAGACACCATCTGGGGAATTGGTTGTGATGCAACAAACATAGACGCCATCAATAAAATTTTCGAAATCAAAAAGCGTGAGAAAAACAAATCCATGATTATTTTGGTAGAAAATGAAAAGAGATTGCAGGATTTGGTAGACGTTCCGGAAATGGCTTGGGAAATCATGGATTTGAGTGAAAAACCGGTAACATTGGTGTATCAGAATCCAAAAGGTTTGCCAAAAGAATTGCTTGCAGAAGATGGAAGCATCGGAATTCGCCTTGTAAAAGATCTTTACTGCAAAAAACTGATTACAAAATTGAATAAACCTTTGGTGTCCACTTCAGCCAATTTCAGTGGCGATAAAAGTCCGTTGAAATTTTCTGATATTTCGAAGGAAATCATTGATCTGGTAGATTATGCAGTTGAAGAAAATAGAGAAAAAGTGTCACAATATTTAGGATCTTCAGTGATTAAAATATGGAGTGATAACAGAATAAAAGTTTTAAGAGAATAG
- a CDS encoding DinB family protein: MTDFEKYIQRYLDLIPSENWLEELKLVGEKTVSLYSYLTEEQSKFAYAEGKWTLKEVLLHLSDTERVFQYRILAFARGEKSELPGFDEESYVANSFANGRSLESLLEEYQLVRNSSQILLETLSPSVLNNIGIANGNQISVETICKLIVGHNIHHLNVVEERYLPEL; this comes from the coding sequence ATGACAGATTTCGAAAAATACATTCAAAGATATTTAGATTTAATTCCATCTGAAAACTGGCTGGAAGAATTGAAATTAGTTGGTGAGAAAACCGTTTCCTTATATTCCTATCTGACCGAAGAACAATCGAAATTTGCTTATGCAGAAGGAAAATGGACTTTAAAAGAAGTTTTGCTTCATTTATCAGACACCGAAAGAGTTTTTCAATATAGAATTTTAGCTTTTGCAAGAGGTGAAAAATCTGAATTGCCCGGTTTTGATGAAGAAAGTTACGTTGCCAATTCTTTTGCGAACGGGAGAAGTTTAGAATCTTTGTTGGAAGAATATCAATTAGTAAGAAATTCTTCTCAAATTTTGCTGGAAACATTGAGTCCTTCAGTTTTAAATAACATCGGAATTGCTAACGGAAACCAGATTTCAGTTGAAACAATTTGTAAATTGATTGTTGGTCATAATATTCATCACTTGAATGTGGTGGAAGAGAGATATTTGCCGGAATTGTAA
- a CDS encoding GNAT family N-acetyltransferase, producing MNSTRKATIQDLFQLAELFDQYRIFYNKESDIPAAESFLKERIEKADSEIFVAESEGNLTGFVQLYPLFSSTKMKRYWLLNDLFVNGNYRGKGFSKELIEEAKELAKSTNAAGILLETGKSNDVGNELYPSCGFEIYDEVNFYEWTNR from the coding sequence ATGAATAGTACAAGAAAAGCTACGATTCAGGATTTGTTTCAATTAGCCGAATTGTTTGATCAATACAGGATTTTTTATAATAAAGAATCTGATATTCCTGCAGCGGAAAGTTTTTTAAAAGAAAGAATAGAAAAAGCTGATTCTGAAATTTTTGTTGCTGAAAGTGAAGGGAATCTGACTGGATTTGTACAACTATATCCACTTTTTTCTTCCACAAAAATGAAGCGCTATTGGTTATTAAATGATTTATTTGTCAATGGAAATTATCGTGGAAAAGGTTTTTCAAAAGAATTAATCGAAGAAGCCAAAGAATTGGCAAAATCTACAAATGCAGCTGGAATTCTTCTGGAAACCGGAAAATCAAACGACGTCGGAAATGAATTATATCCATCTTGCGGATTCGAGATTTACGATGAGGTGAATTTCTACGAATGGACGAATAGATAA
- a CDS encoding cystathionine gamma-synthase: protein MNFNTKVIHGGQHHESATGSVNVPVFLTSTFAQKSPGVHSGYEYSRAANPTRQALEDSLASIENGARGLAFGSGLAAIDCVLKLLNPGDEVVAVDDLYGGTYRMFTRLFEKYQLKFTFVNFDDVSKIADVITDKTKLIWVETPTNPLMKLVDIKAVVEIAKGQDILVAVDNTFATPYLQRPIDLGADIVMHSATKYLGGHSDVIAGALIAKDAELGEKLHFIQFASGGILGPHDSYLVLRGIKTLALRVQRHSENGMAVAKYLESHPAVAQVIYPGLESHPQYELAKSQMKDFGGMVSFTFKSGKKEDAIKFLEKVRVFTLAESLGGVESLANHPALMTHASIPAEKRAELGITDDLVRLSVGIEDAEDLIADLEKAFS, encoded by the coding sequence ATGAATTTTAATACAAAAGTTATACACGGAGGACAACATCACGAATCTGCAACAGGTTCTGTGAATGTTCCTGTTTTTTTAACATCAACTTTCGCACAAAAAAGTCCGGGAGTACATTCGGGATACGAATATTCAAGAGCGGCAAACCCTACAAGACAGGCTTTGGAAGACTCTTTGGCAAGCATTGAAAACGGAGCGAGAGGTTTAGCTTTCGGTTCTGGTTTAGCTGCTATCGACTGTGTTTTAAAATTATTAAATCCAGGCGACGAAGTTGTTGCTGTGGATGATTTATATGGTGGAACGTACAGAATGTTTACCAGACTTTTTGAAAAATATCAGTTAAAATTTACGTTCGTGAATTTTGATGATGTTTCTAAAATCGCCGATGTTATCACTGATAAAACTAAATTGATCTGGGTGGAAACTCCAACCAATCCATTGATGAAATTGGTAGATATCAAAGCAGTTGTAGAAATTGCAAAAGGACAAGATATTTTGGTTGCAGTTGACAATACATTTGCAACACCATATCTTCAAAGACCAATCGATTTGGGAGCTGATATTGTAATGCACTCTGCAACGAAATATTTAGGTGGTCACTCTGATGTGATTGCAGGAGCTTTGATTGCTAAAGATGCTGAGTTGGGTGAAAAACTTCATTTCATTCAGTTTGCAAGCGGTGGAATTTTAGGCCCTCACGATTCTTATTTGGTGTTGAGAGGAATTAAAACATTGGCATTAAGAGTTCAAAGACATTCAGAAAACGGAATGGCTGTTGCAAAATATCTTGAATCTCATCCGGCAGTTGCGCAGGTAATTTACCCAGGATTGGAATCTCACCCGCAATATGAACTAGCAAAATCTCAAATGAAAGATTTCGGAGGAATGGTTTCTTTCACTTTCAAATCGGGTAAAAAAGAAGATGCGATTAAGTTTTTAGAGAAAGTGAGAGTGTTCACTTTGGCTGAATCTTTGGGCGGAGTAGAATCTTTGGCTAATCATCCCGCTTTAATGACCCACGCTTCCATTCCTGCTGAAAAACGTGCAGAATTGGGAATTACAGATGATTTAGTTCGTCTAAGTGTCGGAATTGAAGATGCGGAGGATCTGATTGCAGATTTGGAGAAAGCATTCTCTTAA
- the gldC gene encoding gliding motility protein GldC produces MRKTQITIDVELDENHIPELITWNAADGGVEKEETKAVMISVWDEKASEALRIDLWTKEMPVDQMKMFMHQILISMGSTYQRATGEDDVAAWIEQIAEEFAVKSAIKM; encoded by the coding sequence ATGAGAAAGACTCAAATAACGATAGATGTAGAGCTGGATGAAAACCACATTCCTGAACTAATCACTTGGAATGCTGCAGATGGCGGAGTAGAGAAAGAGGAAACAAAAGCAGTAATGATTTCCGTTTGGGACGAAAAAGCATCGGAAGCTCTAAGAATCGATCTTTGGACAAAAGAAATGCCGGTTGATCAAATGAAAATGTTTATGCACCAGATTCTTATCTCTATGGGAAGCACCTATCAAAGAGCAACAGGCGAAGATGATGTAGCAGCATGGATTGAGCAGATTGCTGAAGAATTTGCGGTGAAATCAGCGATAAAAATGTAA
- a CDS encoding gliding motility protein GldB, with amino-acid sequence MKIFRIAALSCLLVLSLNSCKKEQETDWKVEIKNPAEKVEVTDISKEFYDQNVSLEQFTAKFPWFQGTVPDEDFGKRRADAQEVKIYKEAIGKIDQKKLQNELQDLFSHIKFYFPQFKSPKVFLFSSALQMVQEPLLYDDKTNFLFIDITGFMGDKNPNYRGLELYFQKSMNPSNIVPKVSRIFAENIVPYTGNSQKFIDLIVYNGKIMTLQDAFLPETPDYLKMDYTKEQYDWSAANEANIYNYFVENNLIFGDDHRLAERFIAPGPFSKFYTEIDNNSSPMVGIYTGWQICREYLKKKPETKLVDFLKMDATQIFNEAGYKPKLEE; translated from the coding sequence ATGAAGATTTTTAGAATTGCCGCACTTTCATGCCTTTTAGTTTTAAGTTTGAATTCTTGTAAAAAAGAACAGGAAACTGATTGGAAAGTAGAAATAAAAAATCCTGCCGAAAAGGTAGAGGTTACCGATATCTCAAAAGAGTTTTATGACCAAAATGTTTCGTTGGAGCAGTTCACGGCAAAGTTTCCTTGGTTTCAGGGCACCGTTCCTGATGAGGATTTTGGCAAGAGAAGAGCAGATGCACAAGAAGTAAAAATCTACAAAGAAGCGATTGGCAAAATTGATCAGAAGAAATTGCAGAATGAGCTTCAGGATTTGTTTTCGCACATCAAGTTTTATTTTCCGCAGTTTAAAAGTCCAAAGGTTTTCCTTTTTTCATCAGCTTTACAGATGGTTCAGGAGCCACTTTTGTATGATGATAAAACAAATTTCCTGTTTATTGATATTACAGGATTTATGGGAGACAAAAATCCAAACTATAGAGGTTTGGAATTGTATTTTCAAAAATCAATGAACCCAAGTAATATCGTTCCGAAAGTTTCAAGAATTTTTGCCGAAAACATTGTTCCGTATACGGGGAATAGTCAGAAATTCATTGATTTGATTGTTTATAATGGTAAAATAATGACTTTACAAGATGCATTTTTACCCGAAACTCCGGATTATCTGAAAATGGATTACACGAAAGAGCAATATGATTGGTCAGCTGCAAATGAAGCCAATATTTATAATTATTTTGTTGAAAATAACCTGATTTTTGGTGATGATCACCGATTAGCAGAACGTTTCATTGCTCCCGGGCCGTTTTCAAAATTTTACACAGAAATTGATAACAACTCTTCACCAATGGTCGGAATTTACACTGGATGGCAGATTTGCAGAGAATATTTAAAAAAGAAACCTGAAACAAAACTAGTAGATTTCCTAAAAATGGACGCTACACAAATTTTTAATGAAGCAGGTTACAAACCGAAATTAGAAGAATAA
- a CDS encoding GNAT family N-acetyltransferase: MNIYLETERLILREIVPEDVEAFFAMDSNPEVVKYVGIQPLTDISQSAEMIESIRNQYTENGIGRWAVIRKEDGKLVGWSGLKLIKEINNHQNIHDLGYRFTPEYWGKGYATETSIAVLNYAFNEMKLDQVFAYADVENEVSNHVLRKLGFEEKETFIDEGDHCFWYELKKENFK, encoded by the coding sequence ATGAATATTTATCTTGAAACCGAAAGATTGATCTTAAGAGAGATCGTTCCCGAAGACGTTGAAGCTTTTTTTGCGATGGACAGCAATCCGGAAGTCGTAAAATATGTTGGAATACAACCTTTAACCGACATCAGCCAAAGTGCAGAAATGATTGAAAGCATCCGAAATCAATATACAGAAAACGGAATCGGAAGATGGGCAGTCATTCGAAAAGAAGACGGAAAACTAGTCGGCTGGAGCGGTTTAAAACTGATTAAAGAAATCAACAATCATCAGAATATTCACGATCTTGGCTATCGTTTCACACCGGAGTATTGGGGAAAAGGTTATGCTACAGAAACGTCTATTGCCGTTTTGAATTATGCTTTTAACGAAATGAAGCTTGACCAAGTTTTTGCCTACGCTGATGTAGAGAATGAAGTATCAAATCATGTTTTGAGAAAATTAGGTTTCGAGGAAAAAGAAACCTTCATTGATGAAGGAGACCATTGCTTTTGGTACGAACTTAAAAAAGAAAATTTTAAATAA
- the nadE gene encoding NAD(+) synthase yields the protein MQTQKVIDHIVQWLKDYAEKSGVKGYVLGVSGGVDSGVVSTLAAMTGLKTLLIEMPIRQKEDQVNRAWEHMNDLKSKFPNVEAMSVNLTPAFEELYKTFDVHDDEFPNEKLAFANTRSRLRMLTLYYYGQINGLLVCGTGNKVEDFGIGFYTKYGDGGVDVSPIADLYKTEVYALAKALNLVKNIQEAIPTDGLWDAERTDEMQIGATYPELEKIQKEWGTKTEADYNGRDLEVFKIFSRMNKAAQHKINPIPVCDIPEEWRVD from the coding sequence ATGCAGACACAAAAAGTAATAGATCATATCGTACAGTGGCTAAAAGATTATGCCGAAAAATCAGGGGTTAAAGGGTATGTATTGGGAGTTTCCGGTGGCGTAGATTCTGGTGTAGTTTCTACTTTGGCAGCAATGACCGGCTTGAAAACTTTGCTCATCGAAATGCCGATTCGCCAAAAAGAAGATCAGGTGAACAGAGCCTGGGAACACATGAATGATTTAAAATCTAAATTTCCGAATGTTGAAGCCATGTCTGTGAATCTTACGCCAGCATTTGAGGAATTGTACAAAACTTTTGATGTTCACGACGACGAATTCCCTAACGAGAAACTGGCTTTTGCCAACACAAGATCACGTTTGAGAATGCTTACTCTCTATTATTATGGACAAATCAACGGACTTTTGGTTTGTGGAACAGGAAATAAAGTGGAAGATTTCGGGATTGGTTTTTACACCAAATACGGCGATGGTGGTGTAGACGTCTCTCCTATCGCAGATCTTTATAAAACTGAAGTTTATGCATTGGCGAAAGCTTTAAACTTAGTTAAAAACATTCAGGAAGCAATTCCGACCGACGGACTTTGGGATGCTGAAAGAACCGACGAAATGCAGATTGGCGCAACCTACCCTGAATTAGAAAAAATCCAAAAAGAATGGGGAACTAAAACAGAAGCAGACTACAACGGAAGAGATTTGGAAGTGTTTAAGATTTTCAGCAGAATGAATAAAGCGGCACAGCATAAAATCAATCCCATACCAGTGTGCGATATTCCGGAAGAATGGAGGGTTGATTAA
- a CDS encoding ribonuclease domain-containing protein: MNSKIRSVLFACIGLLFGMSVMYIYNNFIAEKKASTKTENASKASKSQSDRQAIDELTKENTVINYVKQNHQLPDYYITKNEAKKAGWNPSQGNLCEVLPGKAIGGDYFGNREGNLPKGVKYFEADVNYSCGNRNGDRIVFTKNGEVYLTKNHYKSFEKQ, from the coding sequence ATGAATTCTAAAATACGTTCGGTACTTTTTGCCTGCATAGGACTTCTTTTCGGAATGTCGGTGATGTATATTTATAATAATTTTATTGCTGAGAAGAAAGCCTCAACTAAAACTGAGAATGCTTCGAAAGCTTCAAAAAGCCAATCTGACAGGCAAGCAATTGATGAACTTACCAAAGAAAATACAGTAATTAATTACGTCAAACAAAACCATCAGCTTCCTGATTATTACATTACAAAAAATGAAGCCAAAAAAGCGGGATGGAATCCTTCTCAGGGAAATCTTTGTGAAGTTCTTCCCGGAAAAGCAATTGGTGGAGATTACTTTGGAAACCGAGAAGGAAATCTACCGAAAGGGGTGAAATACTTTGAAGCTGACGTTAATTACAGCTGTGGAAACAGAAATGGCGACCGAATTGTTTTCACTAAAAATGGCGAGGTTTATTTAACTAAAAATCATTACAAGAGTTTTGAGAAGCAGTAA
- a CDS encoding matrixin family metalloprotease, giving the protein MRSSNWLLFTFIFLLIFSCSDKKTNLFRDDKEVVILIQPFKDMNSATTKFVADEIKNIYPHVKILDAIDLPKEAYYKDRNRYRADSIIKILSENTEKGFVKIGLTTKDISTTKGAIKDFGVMGLGYRPGKSCVASNFRLNKNNRNEQFFKVAIHEIGHTQGLEHCPEKSCFMRDAEGKNHTDEETDFCNDCKNFLKTKNWKFE; this is encoded by the coding sequence TTGAGAAGCAGTAATTGGTTACTTTTCACATTTATCTTTTTATTAATTTTCTCATGCAGCGATAAAAAGACCAATCTTTTCAGGGATGATAAAGAGGTCGTTATTTTGATTCAACCCTTCAAGGATATGAATTCTGCAACTACGAAATTTGTTGCAGATGAAATCAAAAATATTTATCCGCATGTAAAAATTCTAGATGCAATTGATTTACCGAAAGAAGCTTATTATAAAGACAGAAACCGGTACAGAGCAGATTCTATTATTAAAATTTTAAGTGAAAATACAGAAAAAGGGTTTGTAAAAATTGGTTTAACAACAAAAGACATCAGCACGACAAAAGGCGCAATAAAAGATTTCGGAGTCATGGGATTAGGGTATCGACCTGGAAAATCATGCGTTGCATCCAATTTCAGGTTAAATAAAAACAACAGAAACGAACAGTTTTTCAAAGTGGCAATACATGAAATTGGGCATACGCAAGGTCTTGAACACTGTCCGGAAAAATCTTGCTTTATGAGAGATGCGGAAGGTAAAAATCATACTGACGAAGAAACTGACTTTTGTAACGACTGTAAGAACTTTTTAAAAACTAAGAACTGGAAGTTTGAGTAG
- a CDS encoding barstar family protein: MNTTYIDFADLGDYEDFYTQLKEKIKLPAHFGDNLDALSDVISGELQMPLHLEFVNMSVDQLEIFEDLLTTLEDTEDDVEDFSFAYYLEQYDDEEEASDEDETTE, from the coding sequence ATGAATACAACATACATCGACTTCGCAGACCTTGGAGATTACGAAGATTTTTATACTCAGCTTAAAGAAAAAATTAAACTTCCCGCTCATTTTGGGGATAATCTTGATGCACTTTCAGATGTGATTTCCGGAGAACTGCAAATGCCTCTGCATTTAGAATTTGTAAATATGAGTGTAGATCAGCTAGAAATCTTCGAGGACTTACTTACTACTTTAGAAGACACGGAAGATGATGTGGAAGATTTTTCTTTTGCATATTATCTGGAACAGTATGACGATGAAGAAGAGGCTTCTGATGAAGATGAAACAACTGAGTAA